From Granulicella sp. WH15, the proteins below share one genomic window:
- the glgX gene encoding glycogen debranching protein GlgX gives MTSAQNEIQNEPQFECQPQASTTTPLLLPGRPYPLGAKANAKGTNFALYSEFATGVELCLFDENNVQTCSIPLSERTAFVWHGFLPGIRPGQRYGFRVDGPWEPEKGLRFNKAKLLVDPYAEAICGQVDWKQPIFPYDVASGDDTKRDDQDSAAGVPKGIVIDHSFDWGCDCPPETPHSESVIYEVHVKGYSMRNPMVPEHLRGTYAGLSSEPSIHYLKKLGVTAVELLPVHHFIDEGHLLDQGLSNYWGYNTLGYFAPMSRYSSCGDTGGQVNEFKQMVKDLHAAGLEVILDVVYNHTCEGNEKGPMLSLKGVCNTTYYRTMADKPRFYMDYTGTGNTLNVYNPQVLKLLMDSLRYWVTEMHVDGFRFDLAATLARELHDVSKLSSFFDTIHQDPTLADVKLIAEPWDVGDGGYQVGQFPVLWAEWNGKYRDTVRKFWKGNDGQLSDFAYRLTGSSDLYQYDGRKPYASINFITAHDGFTLWDLVSYNDKHNEANGENNKDGTSDNESWNMGVEGPTDDKAILEMRERQVLNFLSTLLLSQGVPMLCGGDEVARSQRGNNNAFCQDNELTWYDWNLDAPRRRLMDFTGKLIQLRRAHPNLHRRKFFQDRTIRGSVVRDIAWCNTDGEEFNDKNWNAQWARSLALLLNGKTLGVTDEDGTPLCDDSFLILINAFHEGVEFKLPPPPDGTPWKQILNTENLEDPFAQPPLGPSIIVGGRSLILLSDGA, from the coding sequence ATGACTTCTGCCCAGAACGAGATTCAGAACGAACCCCAGTTTGAGTGCCAACCCCAAGCCTCCACCACCACCCCTCTCCTGCTTCCCGGCCGCCCTTACCCCCTCGGCGCCAAGGCCAATGCCAAGGGCACCAACTTCGCCCTCTACTCCGAGTTCGCCACCGGCGTCGAGCTCTGCCTCTTCGATGAAAATAATGTCCAGACCTGCTCGATCCCCCTGAGTGAGCGCACCGCCTTCGTCTGGCACGGCTTCCTGCCCGGCATCCGGCCCGGACAGCGTTACGGCTTCCGCGTCGACGGTCCCTGGGAGCCGGAGAAGGGTCTGCGCTTTAACAAGGCCAAGCTGCTCGTCGATCCCTACGCCGAGGCCATCTGCGGCCAGGTGGACTGGAAGCAGCCCATCTTTCCCTACGATGTAGCCTCGGGCGACGACACCAAACGCGATGACCAGGACTCCGCCGCCGGAGTACCCAAGGGCATCGTCATCGACCACAGCTTCGACTGGGGCTGCGACTGTCCGCCCGAGACCCCGCACTCCGAGTCCGTCATCTACGAGGTTCACGTCAAGGGCTACTCCATGCGCAACCCCATGGTGCCCGAGCACCTGCGTGGCACCTACGCCGGACTCTCCAGCGAGCCCAGCATCCACTACCTGAAGAAGCTGGGCGTCACGGCGGTCGAGCTACTCCCCGTCCACCACTTCATCGACGAAGGCCACCTCCTCGACCAGGGCCTCAGCAACTACTGGGGCTACAACACCCTCGGCTACTTCGCCCCCATGTCGCGCTACAGCTCCTGCGGCGACACCGGCGGTCAGGTCAACGAGTTCAAGCAGATGGTCAAGGACCTGCACGCCGCCGGGCTCGAGGTCATCCTCGACGTCGTCTATAACCACACCTGCGAGGGCAACGAAAAAGGCCCCATGCTCTCGCTGAAGGGCGTCTGCAACACCACGTACTACCGCACCATGGCCGACAAGCCCCGCTTCTACATGGACTACACCGGCACCGGCAACACCCTCAACGTCTACAACCCGCAGGTGCTCAAGCTCCTGATGGATTCGCTTCGCTACTGGGTCACCGAGATGCACGTGGACGGCTTCCGCTTCGATCTCGCCGCCACGCTCGCCCGTGAGCTGCACGACGTCTCCAAGCTCTCCAGCTTCTTCGACACCATCCACCAGGACCCCACGCTGGCCGACGTCAAGCTCATCGCCGAGCCGTGGGACGTAGGCGACGGCGGCTATCAGGTCGGCCAGTTCCCTGTCTTGTGGGCCGAGTGGAACGGCAAGTACCGCGACACCGTGCGCAAGTTCTGGAAGGGCAACGACGGCCAGCTCTCCGACTTCGCCTACCGCCTCACCGGCTCGTCGGACCTCTACCAGTACGACGGCCGCAAGCCCTACGCCAGCATCAACTTCATCACCGCCCACGACGGCTTCACCCTCTGGGACCTCGTCAGCTACAACGACAAGCACAACGAGGCCAACGGCGAGAACAACAAGGACGGCACCAGCGATAACGAGAGCTGGAACATGGGCGTCGAAGGCCCTACCGACGACAAGGCCATCCTCGAGATGCGCGAGCGCCAGGTGCTCAACTTCCTGTCCACGCTGCTGCTCTCTCAGGGCGTGCCCATGCTCTGCGGCGGAGACGAGGTGGCCCGCTCGCAGCGCGGCAACAACAACGCCTTCTGCCAGGACAACGAGCTGACCTGGTACGACTGGAACCTTGACGCGCCGCGACGACGGCTGATGGACTTCACCGGCAAGCTCATCCAACTGCGCCGCGCCCACCCCAACCTGCACCGCCGCAAGTTCTTCCAGGACCGCACCATCCGCGGCTCGGTCGTGCGCGACATCGCCTGGTGCAACACCGACGGCGAGGAGTTCAACGACAAGAACTGGAACGCGCAGTGGGCGCGCTCGCTGGCTCTGCTGCTCAACGGCAAGACGCTCGGGGTAACCGATGAGGACGGCACGCCACTCTGCGACGACTCCTTTCTGATCCTCATCAACGCCTTCCACGAGGGTGTCGAGTTCAAGCTGCCGCCGCCACCCGACGGCACGCCGTGGAAGCAGATTCTCAATACCGAGAACCTCGAAGATCCTTTCGCGCAACCGCCACTCGGCCCCAGCATTATCGTCGGAGGCCGTTCCCTGATCCTGCTCAGTGACGGAGCCTAA